Proteins found in one Hirundo rustica isolate bHirRus1 chromosome 9, bHirRus1.pri.v3, whole genome shotgun sequence genomic segment:
- the ECHDC2 gene encoding enoyl-CoA hydratase domain-containing protein 2, mitochondrial, protein MNRPHARNSLGTVFVNELFSVLEQLRFDEQVRVVVFKSQVKGVFCAGADLKERAKMDDAEVGQFVKRLRNLMDEIAALPVPTIAAIDGYALGGGLELALACDLRVAASSAKMGLIETTRGLLPGAGGTQRLPRCVGIGLAKELIFTGRQIDGEQAASMGLVNHSVPQNSEGDAAYQRALTLAKEILPQAPFAVKMGKLAINKGMEVDIASGMAIEGMCYAQNIPTRDRQEGMAAFREKRPPRFTGK, encoded by the exons ATGAACCGACCCCACGCGAGAAATTCACTGGGAACAGTATTTGTAAATGAA CTGTTCAGTGTTCTGGAACAGCTCCGCTTCGATGAGCAGGTGCGTGTGGTGGTGTTCAAGAGCCAGGTGAAAGGAGTGTTCTGTGCAG GAGCAGATTTAAAGGAACGTGCAAAGATGGATGATGCAGAAGTTGGACAGTTCgttaaaagactgagaaatcTTATGGATGAAATAG CCGCCCTGCCCGTGCCCACGATCGCCGCAATCGATGGCTACGCCTTGGGCGGTGGATTGGAGCTGGCCCTGGCCTGTGACCTGCGAGTAGCAG cttCATCAGCTAAAATGGGCCTTATTGAGACCACACGAGGACTTCTGCCTGGAGCAG GTGGAACCCAGCGCCTGCCCAGATGTGTTGGAATAGGTCTTGCAAAGGAACTCATTTTCACTGGCAGACAGATTGATGGAGAACAGGCGGCCTCCATGGGGCTGGTCAATCACTCAGTGCCACAGAACAGCGAGGGAGATGCAGCTTACCAGAGAGCTTTAACTCTGGCTAAAGAAATCCTGCCCCAG gcACCGTTTGCTGTGAAAATGGGAAAACTGGCAATAAACAAAGGAATGGAg gtTGACATTGCATCAGGGATGGCTATTGAAGGGATGTGTTATGCCCAG AATATTCCCACCAGAGACCGTCAGGAAGGGATGGCTGCCTTCAGGGAGAAGCGACCACCTCGGTTCACCGGCAAATAA